A DNA window from Stenotrophomonas sp. 57 contains the following coding sequences:
- a CDS encoding SOS response-associated peptidase, giving the protein MCGRFVQLPVIDFGQPGLADLAPSLAEIQASYNLAPTQRASVILDRGEGRQVTRLAWGLLPFWAKAKGLQGSTINARIETVATKPAFRSAFKKRRCVIPMAGYYEWSVSPEDGKKDPWFIHAAGPLLAAGLWEDASPLLPDGNLGTFTIITGDSSGVSADIHDRMPVWLQLGQIDEWMAAGPDDAMAMLLASEPPAMEAYRVSRAVNTPRNNSEKLLSPAG; this is encoded by the coding sequence ATGTGCGGCCGATTCGTCCAGCTCCCCGTGATCGACTTCGGCCAGCCGGGGCTGGCTGACCTTGCCCCCAGCCTGGCCGAGATCCAGGCCAGCTACAACCTAGCGCCGACGCAGCGCGCCTCGGTGATCCTGGACCGCGGCGAAGGCCGGCAGGTCACCCGGCTGGCGTGGGGCCTGCTGCCGTTCTGGGCCAAGGCCAAGGGCCTGCAGGGCTCGACCATCAATGCCCGCATAGAGACCGTGGCCACCAAGCCCGCCTTCCGGTCGGCGTTCAAGAAGCGCCGGTGCGTGATCCCCATGGCCGGGTACTACGAGTGGTCGGTCAGCCCCGAGGACGGCAAGAAGGATCCGTGGTTCATCCACGCAGCCGGGCCGCTGCTGGCCGCCGGCCTTTGGGAGGACGCCAGTCCACTGCTGCCAGACGGCAACCTGGGCACCTTCACCATCATCACCGGCGACAGCAGCGGCGTGTCGGCCGACATCCACGACCGCATGCCGGTATGGCTGCAGCTCGGCCAGATCGATGAGTGGATGGCGGCCGGTCCCGACGATGCCATGGCAATGCTGCTGGCCAGCGAGCCGCCGGCGATGGAGGCCTACCGCGTCAGCCGCGCGGTGAACACGCCGCGGAACAACAGCGAGAAATTGCTTTCGCCTGCGGGGTGA